One Rhodobacteraceae bacterium M385 genomic region harbors:
- a CDS encoding relaxase/mobilization nuclease domain-containing protein — protein MLIKFFPNGKGAGAGPVGYLVAERVLAYDGNRDLIRDAEGQPMTVTRDPLPEVLRGNPERTEVLIDASRHQWTYRAGVISFAGSDAPTEEQQAEVMDHFERLAFAGLDPEQYEVLWVRHRHEGRVELHFCTPRLELTTGKSLNIAPPGYQNAYDSLRDVMNQRHVWADPMDVDRAQEVRDTIEAPTRAQGRDELHAWIQDQIDMGLITDRASMVDALTEAGFDLPRTGKAYLTARDPGTGERWRLKGEIFHEDWQADPTEREAERGTGHDTAGLRRLDLVPAQELQDRFEEHCGRRAAYHRERYAPVSERDSEHFRDAAEVDPPLADDLTLADRGDGADGDRLDDGRELFLDGASDTFGTDGDGPDADRTARGDLADPGPIENAPAHMHDERAARDLHSDRGGLDDPTVSIGTRLARLRRALGDGLRGLREGLDRLGDTLDRQDRDGTGWLERLRDLAHSVSSRIHEGLERIAERRGELQDAGRELAAELDLSEGRRREIEGQLDSQEAHAERGLRH, from the coding sequence GTGCTGATCAAGTTCTTCCCCAACGGCAAAGGCGCGGGCGCAGGGCCGGTCGGCTACCTCGTGGCCGAGCGCGTGCTGGCCTATGACGGCAACCGCGACCTGATCCGCGATGCGGAGGGCCAGCCGATGACCGTCACCCGCGATCCGCTGCCCGAAGTCCTGCGCGGCAACCCTGAGCGCACCGAGGTCCTCATCGATGCCAGCCGCCACCAGTGGACCTACCGCGCGGGCGTGATCAGCTTTGCCGGCAGCGATGCGCCCACCGAGGAACAGCAGGCCGAGGTCATGGACCACTTCGAGCGTCTGGCCTTCGCGGGGCTGGACCCTGAGCAATATGAGGTGCTCTGGGTCCGCCATCGCCACGAAGGCCGGGTCGAGCTCCATTTCTGCACGCCGCGCCTGGAGCTGACCACGGGCAAGAGTCTCAATATCGCACCACCCGGCTACCAGAATGCCTATGACAGCCTGCGGGACGTCATGAACCAGCGCCATGTCTGGGCCGATCCGATGGACGTGGATCGCGCACAGGAGGTCCGTGACACCATCGAGGCCCCGACCCGCGCCCAGGGCCGCGACGAGTTGCACGCCTGGATACAGGATCAGATCGATATGGGCCTGATCACTGATCGCGCGAGCATGGTCGACGCCCTCACCGAGGCAGGCTTCGACCTGCCGCGCACCGGCAAGGCCTACCTCACCGCCCGCGACCCCGGGACCGGCGAGCGCTGGCGGCTGAAAGGAGAGATTTTCCATGAAGACTGGCAAGCCGACCCGACTGAGCGAGAAGCTGAACGCGGAACTGGACACGATACGGCAGGACTACGCCGCCTCGATCTCGTCCCAGCTCAAGAGCTTCAGGATCGATTTGAAGAACATTGTGGGCGCCGCGCAGCATACCATCGCGAGCGATACGCGCCGGTTTCAGAGCGAGACAGCGAACATTTTCGAGACGCGGCTGAGGTCGATCCGCCTTTGGCTGACGATCTCACCCTGGCTGATCGCGGCGATGGTGCTGACGGGGATCGCCTCGATGATGGCCGCGAGCTTTTTCTGGACGGTGCATCTGACACGTTCGGAACTGATGGAGATGGGCCTGACGCGGATCGAACGGCCCGAGGCGACCTGGCTGATCCTGGACCCATCGAAAACGCGCCTGCGCACATGCACGATGAGCGAGCGGCGCGTGACCTGCATTCGGATCGAGGAGGATTAGATGACCCAACTGTCAGCATTGGAACGCGACTTGCTCGCCTGCGTCGAGCGCTTGGTGACGGCCTCAGAGGCCTCCGCGAAGGACTTGACCGCCTTGGAGACACGCTCGACCGGCAGGATCGAGACGGAACTGGCTGGCTTGAAAGACTGCGTGACCTTGCTCATTCGGTCTCAAGCCGCATCCATGAAGGCCTTGAGCGGATTGCTGAACGACGAGGCGAACTACAAGACGCTGGACGAGAGCTTGCAGCAGAGCTTGACCTTAGCGAGGGCCGCCGCCGAGAGATTGAAGGACAGCTAGACAGCCAGGAGGCGCATGCGGAGAGGGGGTTGCGGCATTGA
- a CDS encoding restriction endonuclease, which yields MRRFEIDAETLPDLPGMMLVTVEALKDLGGSATIQELDEKVIELEGVTEAEQAFTMPRDENRTRVNYYLAWARTYLKRGDALNNSKRGVWALTETGSAISELSATQAIYDQVTQEERERARLKRLAAKKSDADRGEEIEVLAEDGPADEEDWKSALLAVLGKMTPDGFERLAQRLLREAGFTKVEVRGKSGDGGIDGVGVLRVNLVSFQVYFQCKRWKGSVGSKEIRDFRGALQGRADKGLFITTGHFTSQASDEATRDGAIAIDLIDGDRLCELLKENRLGVATEMIERVSIKPNWFEGI from the coding sequence ATGAGACGATTTGAGATTGATGCGGAAACGCTCCCAGACCTTCCGGGAATGATGCTTGTCACGGTCGAGGCACTAAAAGACCTCGGCGGGTCCGCAACGATCCAGGAGCTTGATGAGAAGGTTATCGAGCTGGAAGGTGTGACAGAGGCCGAACAGGCTTTCACCATGCCTCGCGATGAAAATCGGACGCGGGTGAACTACTACCTCGCCTGGGCACGGACCTATCTGAAACGCGGTGATGCGCTTAACAACTCCAAGCGCGGGGTCTGGGCCTTGACCGAGACAGGCTCCGCGATTTCCGAGTTGAGTGCGACGCAAGCGATCTATGATCAGGTGACGCAGGAAGAACGCGAGCGCGCCCGCCTGAAACGGTTGGCCGCCAAGAAGTCTGATGCTGACAGGGGCGAAGAGATTGAGGTCTTGGCCGAAGACGGCCCGGCTGATGAGGAAGATTGGAAGTCGGCGCTTCTGGCCGTGCTGGGCAAGATGACGCCGGACGGGTTTGAACGGCTAGCGCAGCGTCTTCTTCGTGAGGCGGGTTTCACCAAAGTTGAGGTTCGAGGCAAGTCAGGCGACGGCGGGATCGATGGTGTTGGGGTGCTGCGCGTCAATCTTGTGTCGTTCCAGGTCTACTTTCAGTGCAAGCGTTGGAAAGGCAGCGTTGGCTCCAAGGAAATCCGTGACTTCCGGGGGGCGTTGCAGGGCCGCGCAGACAAAGGGCTGTTCATCACCACTGGGCATTTTACCAGCCAAGCGTCAGACGAAGCCACGCGCGACGGCGCTATTGCGATTGATCTCATCGACGGTGACCGGCTGTGTGAGTTGCTGAAGGAAAATAGGCTTGGGGTCGCGACAGAGATGATTGAGAGGGTGAGCATTAAGCCAAACTGGTTTGAAGGCATCTAA
- a CDS encoding TRAP transporter small permease has protein sequence MSEASHISDLTNGPVLRFLRTLSLAVAVIGGLGTVTIMLLINADVIGRGAFGAPVPATAEIVSAAIVTVVFLQLPFATITGRNIRSDIILSRIERRSPRIGYFFDSFHHAVGTVMLLILLWYIAPDVASAIEDRETVGLYRIFTLPRWPFVVAVLVGCALTALNYALLTVLLAREGFRTPHASAGNAQ, from the coding sequence ATGAGCGAAGCCTCCCACATCTCCGATTTGACGAACGGACCAGTTCTTCGGTTTCTTAGAACCCTTTCGCTCGCCGTGGCGGTGATTGGGGGGCTCGGGACGGTCACGATCATGTTGTTGATCAATGCGGACGTGATAGGGCGGGGGGCTTTCGGCGCCCCCGTGCCCGCGACGGCCGAGATTGTCAGCGCTGCGATCGTGACCGTTGTCTTTTTACAATTGCCCTTTGCGACGATCACTGGCCGAAACATCCGGTCAGATATCATCCTTAGTCGTATCGAGCGGCGGAGCCCGCGTATCGGATACTTCTTCGATAGTTTTCACCATGCTGTCGGCACAGTGATGCTATTGATCTTGCTATGGTACATAGCGCCAGATGTCGCTTCGGCGATCGAGGATCGCGAAACAGTCGGCCTCTACCGCATCTTTACACTACCCCGCTGGCCCTTCGTCGTGGCCGTCCTCGTAGGCTGCGCCCTTACGGCACTGAACTACGCACTATTAACAGTCTTGCTGGCACGTGAGGGCTTCCGAACGCCTCACGCCAGTGCGGGGAATGCACAATGA
- a CDS encoding GIY-YIG nuclease family protein — protein sequence MSAGLPNGRNMWIRAFYGFDPELDGYVGWTNESGQARALRELNDGDLMMIYGAASGNTKKSMRSHILGFVEIEARPIRDYEKASEASLEAKRERGNGEKWTYGLPVRRAWRALDKMSIERIAPDTYDKDAGQGIGVWGRALTPAEIDTALKIRVTEVNVFGAEPVGDSGLTDTPLREEFFPSKAFPGSSGKRTSTYTDGETFLYLAKFDGDGAALLGRAKAFGSKSVALKIGVSNDPPSRSDQLNAGIPPVAMGRWRIELQAPFADRKAAEAAEQLFKDKSGKLESLGGEFFWGDSMDAVLLFSSIPGVSRF from the coding sequence ATGAGCGCGGGGCTACCCAATGGGCGCAACATGTGGATACGCGCCTTCTACGGCTTCGACCCGGAACTGGACGGCTATGTCGGCTGGACGAATGAGAGCGGTCAGGCACGCGCCCTGCGTGAACTGAACGACGGCGACCTGATGATGATCTATGGAGCTGCTTCAGGCAACACCAAGAAATCTATGCGCTCTCACATCCTCGGGTTTGTCGAGATCGAGGCACGCCCTATACGCGACTATGAAAAGGCGTCTGAAGCTTCGCTTGAAGCCAAACGAGAAAGAGGCAACGGTGAAAAGTGGACCTATGGCCTTCCAGTCCGCCGCGCATGGCGGGCGCTCGACAAGATGTCGATCGAGCGCATCGCGCCCGACACTTACGACAAGGACGCGGGCCAAGGCATCGGCGTCTGGGGGCGCGCTCTGACGCCAGCCGAGATCGATACAGCGCTGAAGATCAGGGTGACCGAGGTCAACGTATTCGGCGCGGAACCGGTCGGGGATAGCGGTCTGACCGACACCCCCTTAAGGGAAGAGTTCTTTCCATCAAAGGCGTTTCCGGGGTCTAGCGGCAAACGGACGTCCACCTATACCGATGGCGAAACGTTCTTGTACCTGGCCAAGTTCGACGGTGACGGAGCTGCACTGCTGGGGCGCGCCAAGGCTTTTGGCAGTAAGTCTGTCGCATTGAAGATCGGTGTCTCCAACGATCCGCCGTCGCGGTCGGATCAGCTAAATGCAGGCATTCCGCCCGTTGCAATGGGGCGGTGGCGGATCGAGCTGCAAGCCCCGTTCGCGGATCGGAAAGCGGCTGAAGCGGCAGAGCAGTTGTTCAAGGATAAATCCGGCAAGCTGGAAAGCCTGGGCGGGGAGTTTTTCTGGGGCGATAGTATGGACGCGGTCTTGCTATTCTCATCGATCCCAGGTGTGTCGCGGTTTTGA
- a CDS encoding HigA family addiction module antidote protein, with translation MSALKEPMHPGEVLKELYLDPLDMGGIAFARRLGVPRTRIERLIKGTTGIAPDTALRLARVFNTTPAYWVNLQAQYDGVFLAPENVPNSRT, from the coding sequence ATGAGCGCGCTTAAAGAACCAATGCACCCCGGTGAAGTCCTGAAAGAGCTTTATCTTGATCCCCTGGATATGGGGGGCATCGCGTTTGCGCGGCGTCTGGGCGTGCCTCGGACGCGGATCGAGCGGTTGATCAAGGGCACGACCGGGATCGCGCCTGATACGGCGCTGCGCCTCGCTCGCGTATTCAACACGACCCCGGCCTACTGGGTGAACCTGCAAGCACAATACGACGGAGTATTTTTGGCTCCCGAAAATGTGCCGAATTCGCGTACTTAG
- a CDS encoding TRAP transporter large permease yields the protein MSNVEIGVLSIVAILVLIQSGMHVAIALSLVSFIGVYLVRGRWDIAGSLLSNAAMDSIAKYSFGVIPLFVLMGVLVGASGLGRDVFDVAGQIFRRFKGGLAIATVFANAIFAAVNGTSIASASVFTKVAVPELMRQGYSPRFSVGVVAGSSVLGMLIPPSLLLILFGIIAEVSIGDLFTAGIVPGLLLALFFCILIMLLTRFAPGFTGNPRDNDMPVMGGREMFLKAAPIIALVVLVLGGIYGGFFTPTEAGGVGAFGAFIVAMVKGRLGFKAMGRMLLETGQVTASITFLLIAAHMYSRLLALTGLPGAMADLLAVYNLGLFAVLVLYLVAIVLLGTILDSASILLILVPLILPVVMPFGVDLVWFGIVTIIAVEVGLLTPPLGVACFVIKSNLDDKRIGLTDIFAGAAPFALVMVGMTFLVLLFPALALFLIQ from the coding sequence ATGAGCAACGTTGAAATCGGCGTCCTTTCAATTGTGGCGATCCTTGTTCTGATTCAGTCTGGGATGCATGTGGCGATCGCGCTGTCGCTGGTATCATTTATCGGCGTCTACCTCGTGCGCGGCCGTTGGGACATTGCTGGTTCGCTTTTGTCGAATGCCGCTATGGACAGCATTGCGAAATACTCCTTCGGGGTGATCCCGCTCTTTGTCTTGATGGGGGTGCTCGTGGGGGCCTCGGGACTTGGACGCGATGTGTTCGACGTCGCAGGCCAGATATTCCGGCGCTTCAAGGGCGGATTGGCAATTGCGACCGTTTTTGCCAATGCAATCTTTGCGGCGGTGAACGGCACATCTATTGCGTCAGCCTCGGTCTTTACCAAGGTCGCCGTCCCGGAACTGATGCGTCAAGGCTATTCACCACGTTTCTCGGTCGGCGTTGTGGCCGGGTCCTCGGTGCTTGGAATGCTGATCCCACCTTCGCTGTTGCTAATCCTGTTCGGGATCATTGCAGAGGTCTCTATCGGCGATCTGTTTACGGCGGGCATTGTTCCCGGCCTCCTTCTCGCCTTGTTTTTTTGCATTCTCATCATGCTCCTCACCCGATTTGCACCGGGTTTCACAGGCAATCCACGTGACAACGATATGCCTGTCATGGGGGGGAGGGAGATGTTCCTGAAAGCAGCGCCGATCATCGCTTTGGTGGTGCTCGTTTTAGGCGGCATCTATGGCGGTTTCTTCACGCCGACGGAGGCCGGGGGTGTCGGCGCGTTCGGTGCGTTTATCGTCGCGATGGTCAAGGGTCGTCTAGGCTTCAAAGCGATGGGGCGCATGTTGCTGGAAACGGGTCAAGTTACCGCCTCGATCACGTTCCTTTTGATCGCCGCTCATATGTATTCGCGTCTGTTGGCACTGACCGGATTGCCCGGCGCAATGGCTGATCTTCTGGCCGTCTATAACCTGGGCCTATTCGCGGTTCTTGTCTTGTACTTGGTCGCGATCGTGCTTCTGGGCACGATCCTCGATAGCGCCTCAATTCTGCTGATCCTTGTGCCGCTGATCCTACCCGTTGTCATGCCATTCGGAGTTGATCTTGTTTGGTTCGGCATTGTCACGATTATCGCTGTGGAGGTTGGGTTGCTAACCCCGCCGCTCGGGGTCGCATGCTTTGTCATTAAGTCAAACCTTGACGACAAACGAATTGGTCTGACGGACATTTTCGCGGGTGCGGCCCCATTCGCGCTGGTGATGGTGGGAATGACATTTCTTGTCCTGCTGTTCCCCGCGCTCGCCCTTTTCCTCATCCAGTAA
- a CDS encoding DUF2971 domain-containing protein: protein MKIYKYFSSDVMDLVFQRDDYCGVKCSLPKDYNDPYELFLGVDLDVTTESLATYQDIVQELPQFPTTCFSKSPNVAPMWAHYAQNHSGFVLEFDASTLQETFEEIEICDVDYKAGPNPSLASSLERVAATKKPRHAVWLRQQVLTEAYFSKYQDWSYEQECRLVDRNQYVEDVAGNDILFIPTDCVTAMIVGSKIPEDKKAISIELCQENDIDWYQLSIGKSLALPYMRSTGESVFIFEKGEVTEALGICESCSEPIPSGGDLCVWCSITESHADDAARGNPFRILDHYGQLESYFEGVRNIERKRR, encoded by the coding sequence TTGAAAATCTATAAGTATTTTTCCAGTGACGTCATGGACTTGGTGTTTCAACGGGATGACTATTGCGGTGTCAAATGCTCGCTTCCTAAGGACTACAACGACCCCTACGAACTGTTCCTCGGCGTAGACTTGGATGTGACAACGGAGAGCCTTGCCACGTACCAAGATATCGTTCAGGAACTGCCACAGTTTCCAACAACGTGCTTCTCCAAATCACCGAATGTCGCTCCTATGTGGGCGCACTACGCGCAAAACCACTCTGGGTTCGTGCTCGAATTTGACGCGAGCACTTTGCAGGAAACCTTTGAAGAAATCGAAATCTGTGATGTTGACTACAAGGCGGGACCCAATCCAAGCCTTGCATCATCTTTGGAACGAGTGGCGGCAACAAAGAAACCTAGGCATGCAGTTTGGCTGCGCCAACAAGTCCTCACCGAAGCCTACTTTTCGAAGTATCAAGACTGGAGCTACGAGCAAGAATGTAGATTGGTTGACAGAAACCAATACGTGGAGGACGTCGCAGGAAATGACATCCTGTTCATACCAACTGATTGTGTGACCGCGATGATCGTTGGCAGCAAAATACCTGAAGACAAGAAAGCGATCAGTATTGAGTTGTGCCAGGAAAATGACATCGACTGGTACCAACTCAGCATCGGAAAAAGCCTGGCGCTACCATACATGCGATCAACGGGTGAAAGCGTCTTCATCTTCGAGAAAGGGGAAGTCACTGAGGCTCTAGGCATATGCGAGAGTTGTTCAGAACCAATCCCATCTGGCGGCGATTTGTGCGTTTGGTGCTCGATTACTGAATCACATGCAGACGATGCCGCACGGGGCAATCCATTTAGAATTCTTGATCATTATGGGCAGCTAGAGAGCTATTTTGAAGGTGTTCGCAATATTGAACGCAAGAGACGATAG
- a CDS encoding HNH endonuclease produces the protein MNALQLEIARFLAWKAIAKKRTTYQELAEAIGWPHPTGRGLGKNLYAVLHYMHDKRLPPLTTILVRKGHRYPDDDALDYIREAIGAVDIADAQENVFQYDWGSIQELRAVADDLPGGRAIWRSSFRKQVDAGDAGSHAFLLKFNGELHGPGGVSRPIDPRDWDDQVLSMPWDSPRASSWTDKSPGPQVVAGDVLYLWAHEDEAFGSGLGLTGIAKAKDAHLKDGVLEIQLAELALLKGPFGFRSLGATGWNSTVLDRINEDRSPRAWAMKPDEQAEIDELILRYGSRKSDAISSVELQHLSPLERALTEDRDAVLAAEQERKTTTVKARPEQQKFREAAMLRHGGRCVVTRFTLPTVLEAAHVIPHTGNPAFEVPENSLILRRDVHSLFDAGMIAINPKSGLIVVSSELKGTAYRKLDGKSVDHKLASASLAYQFRRFKKANS, from the coding sequence ATGAACGCACTTCAGCTTGAAATCGCACGCTTCTTGGCTTGGAAAGCTATAGCAAAAAAACGAACGACCTACCAAGAACTGGCCGAAGCGATAGGGTGGCCGCATCCGACGGGTCGGGGGCTCGGCAAGAATCTGTACGCAGTTCTGCATTACATGCACGACAAGCGGTTACCGCCTTTGACAACAATACTTGTTCGCAAAGGACACCGATATCCAGATGATGATGCTCTCGACTATATTCGGGAAGCGATAGGGGCGGTCGACATTGCCGACGCACAAGAGAACGTCTTTCAGTATGACTGGGGCTCGATTCAAGAACTTCGTGCGGTTGCAGACGATCTGCCAGGCGGCCGGGCGATTTGGCGATCATCGTTTCGAAAGCAAGTTGATGCTGGCGACGCCGGTTCACATGCCTTTTTGCTGAAGTTTAACGGCGAACTCCATGGCCCTGGTGGTGTATCCCGTCCGATTGATCCGCGAGACTGGGACGATCAGGTCTTGAGCATGCCTTGGGACAGCCCCCGTGCAAGCTCTTGGACCGATAAGTCCCCCGGTCCCCAAGTCGTTGCTGGCGATGTCCTTTACCTCTGGGCTCACGAGGACGAAGCATTTGGATCAGGGCTCGGCTTGACTGGCATCGCAAAAGCAAAAGACGCGCATCTAAAGGATGGTGTCCTTGAAATACAGCTTGCTGAACTGGCTCTGCTCAAGGGCCCGTTTGGGTTTCGCAGCCTTGGTGCTACTGGCTGGAATTCGACGGTTCTTGACCGCATAAATGAGGATCGCAGCCCCAGAGCTTGGGCAATGAAACCGGATGAGCAGGCCGAGATTGATGAACTTATTCTGCGCTATGGTTCGAGGAAATCCGACGCGATTTCAAGCGTTGAGCTTCAGCACCTATCGCCTTTGGAACGTGCGCTTACCGAAGACCGCGATGCCGTGTTGGCGGCAGAACAAGAACGGAAAACAACAACCGTCAAGGCGAGGCCTGAACAACAGAAATTTCGTGAAGCAGCGATGCTACGCCATGGTGGGCGTTGTGTTGTGACACGCTTCACGCTGCCAACGGTGTTGGAAGCGGCTCACGTCATTCCTCACACCGGCAACCCCGCTTTTGAAGTGCCCGAGAACAGTCTGATCCTAAGGCGAGATGTTCACTCACTATTTGACGCTGGCATGATCGCGATAAACCCTAAATCTGGGCTTATTGTGGTTTCATCGGAACTGAAGGGAACGGCGTACAGAAAACTTGATGGGAAGAGCGTGGATCACAAGTTGGCTTCGGCGTCCCTCGCCTACCAATTTAGGCGCTTCAAAAAGGCAAATTCGTAG
- a CDS encoding C4-dicarboxylate TRAP transporter substrate-binding protein: MSRLPTKIALVGLLCLTTSMTNAETFNLTVVAGHPPVTKGVAAVRDFFIPEINRRLEEAGSEHSIEWTQAYAGSVADVRGVLEAVEDGIADFGYVPHLFEADAVPLEQITYVTPFGTNDLPLLMQVISQLHDEIPEMNEGWERHNQMVLAPVGIDTYHFVTNFPIEEIADLDGRRIGTAGLALNWLNGSGAIPVSGALPSFYNSLSTGLVDGVMTFESAVAPYDFYEVAPYITRINFGAQYSSALTVNLDTWERLPEDVQAIILEVSEQYRDQTATDYFEGGQVSLDIASEAGATISDLSTEVREAYAAQMPNVALEWAADLDARGMPGTQVLETYMRLAQEAGIEFARDWTAE, translated from the coding sequence ATGTCACGACTACCTACGAAAATTGCCCTTGTTGGGCTGCTTTGTCTGACGACATCCATGACAAACGCCGAGACGTTCAACCTGACCGTTGTGGCGGGACACCCACCAGTCACGAAAGGCGTCGCCGCTGTGCGCGACTTTTTCATTCCCGAAATCAATCGGCGTTTAGAAGAGGCGGGCAGTGAACATTCGATTGAATGGACCCAAGCCTACGCTGGATCAGTTGCCGATGTCCGTGGCGTGTTGGAAGCCGTCGAAGACGGCATTGCAGATTTCGGCTACGTCCCGCATTTGTTTGAAGCTGACGCCGTTCCATTGGAACAAATTACTTACGTCACCCCCTTCGGCACAAACGATTTGCCTTTGCTGATGCAAGTCATCAGCCAACTCCACGATGAAATTCCTGAGATGAACGAAGGTTGGGAACGTCACAACCAAATGGTTCTCGCCCCTGTCGGCATTGACACATACCACTTTGTTACGAACTTCCCGATCGAAGAGATTGCGGACCTCGATGGTCGCCGCATCGGCACAGCAGGTCTTGCGCTGAACTGGCTCAATGGCAGTGGTGCTATTCCGGTGTCGGGTGCTTTGCCCAGTTTCTATAACTCGCTTTCGACTGGGTTGGTTGACGGTGTAATGACCTTTGAATCTGCCGTTGCCCCTTACGACTTCTATGAGGTCGCGCCCTATATCACACGGATCAATTTCGGGGCGCAGTATTCGTCAGCCTTGACCGTCAACCTCGACACATGGGAGCGCCTCCCCGAAGATGTCCAGGCAATAATCCTTGAGGTGTCAGAGCAATATCGCGATCAGACGGCAACTGATTACTTCGAAGGCGGGCAGGTCAGCTTGGACATCGCGTCCGAGGCTGGTGCCACAATCTCTGACTTGTCGACTGAGGTACGTGAAGCCTACGCCGCTCAAATGCCAAACGTGGCCTTGGAATGGGCGGCTGATCTAGATGCCCGTGGTATGCCCGGCACCCAAGTACTCGAAACCTACATGCGGCTTGCGCAAGAGGCGGGTATCGAGTTTGCGCGTGATTGGACCGCGGAATGA
- a CDS encoding TetR family transcriptional regulator: MTADKIQTYVSNMRLESKTDEATLDRILDAAASMFAERGIEGVTMRALAERSNANLAAVSYHFGGKENLAVAVFRRVARESADLRMAALDAVLNLAEQEGRAPSVEEIVTVFVDAYVSTDEPRDGVLLSHFVLKHRANPTAWTNAVVKEELDTMAHRFINLLQQAAPHLSTKEVNWRYHMMVGATVLTLSDRGVTNRINRLSSGLCSTAETTEMRDALVRFLTSSFITTDDGTLANSNS, encoded by the coding sequence TTGACAGCTGATAAAATTCAAACGTATGTTTCAAACATGCGTTTAGAATCAAAAACAGATGAAGCGACTCTTGATCGAATACTTGATGCCGCTGCATCGATGTTTGCAGAACGTGGGATCGAGGGCGTCACGATGCGCGCTCTGGCAGAACGGTCAAATGCCAATCTTGCCGCTGTCTCGTACCACTTCGGTGGGAAGGAAAACCTCGCTGTCGCAGTGTTTCGACGTGTCGCGCGCGAGAGCGCCGATCTTCGGATGGCCGCACTGGACGCCGTCCTAAACCTCGCGGAGCAAGAGGGAAGAGCTCCGAGCGTCGAGGAGATCGTCACTGTATTTGTCGATGCTTACGTTAGTACCGACGAGCCCCGCGATGGCGTTCTGCTTTCGCACTTCGTATTGAAACACCGTGCCAATCCAACGGCTTGGACAAACGCTGTCGTAAAGGAAGAGCTCGACACGATGGCGCATCGCTTCATTAATCTTCTACAGCAAGCTGCCCCGCATCTTTCGACCAAAGAGGTGAACTGGCGCTACCATATGATGGTTGGCGCGACGGTTCTCACTCTCAGCGATCGGGGCGTAACCAATCGCATCAACCGACTTTCAAGTGGGCTGTGTTCGACCGCGGAAACGACCGAGATGCGCGACGCTTTGGTCCGCTTTCTCACGAGCTCCTTCATAACAACTGACGACGGAACACTCGCAAACTCGAACAGCTAA
- a CDS encoding MobC family plasmid mobilization relaxosome protein translates to MSYAGAADTGPCEGRHASPSNPTGAGKALAKEPLTETFVFRCTASEKAQLRTKAEAAGLPASTLLREALGLTEARRRKAIPRVDPALVLAVGRIGGNLNQIARWLNHAMKVGRTDLDTLTVARRLVVIERQLAALLDEARRC, encoded by the coding sequence ATGTCATACGCTGGCGCTGCTGACACGGGACCTTGCGAGGGGCGACACGCCTCCCCTTCGAACCCCACCGGCGCGGGCAAAGCCCTTGCCAAAGAACCGCTGACAGAGACCTTCGTCTTCCGCTGCACCGCGTCCGAGAAGGCCCAGCTTCGCACCAAGGCCGAGGCCGCTGGCCTGCCCGCCTCGACCCTTCTGCGCGAGGCGCTTGGCCTGACCGAGGCCCGCCGCCGCAAGGCTATCCCGCGCGTCGATCCTGCGCTGGTGCTGGCGGTCGGGCGCATCGGCGGCAACCTCAACCAGATCGCCCGCTGGCTGAACCACGCCATGAAGGTCGGGCGCACCGACCTCGACACGCTGACCGTCGCGCGCCGCCTTGTGGTGATCGAACGCCAGCTTGCCGCGCTCCTCGATGAGGCGCGGCGGTGCTGA